The stretch of DNA AAAAACACGGACTGATGATTTGAAGAAATTTGATGCTTTTCAGGAAGCCTTAAAAAAATATGACTATGAAATAAATGAATAATAATTAAAACAATTCAAATTTTTGTTAAAAACTATTTACAACATGAAAATATTCACTATAATAGTATTGAGGTGAATAAAGTTGAAAGCCCACGAAGTTTTAAAATTATTAAGAATATCAAGACCAACATTAACGAAGTATGTCAAAAGCGGATTAATTAAAATAAGAGTTCTTCCAAATGGCTTTTATGATTACGATAAAGAAAGTGTCTATAAATTTTTAACAAAAGACATTAATAGACAAAATTACCTCTATGCCCGTGTATCTACGTCAAAACAGAAGAAAGATTTAGAAAATCAAATAGAGTTGTTAAAACAGTATTGTTTTTCAAGTGGAATACAAATTCATGGTATTTATTCGGACATAGCCAGTGGAATTTCTTTTGAGAAAAGGAAAGGTTTTTTTGAGTTACTGGATGAAGTTACAAATAACAAAGTAAATAAAGTTATTATTACATATAAAGACAGATTAAGTCGTGTAGGATTTGAATTATTTAAATACTGGTTTGATAAATATAATACGGAAATACATGTAATATCAGAAGTTGGAAATAAGAAATTAGACAGTCAGGAAATATTTGAAGAGATAGTAAGTTTGTTACACTCCTATTCAATGAAATTATATAGTTCAAGAAAAGCCAGGA from Elusimicrobiota bacterium encodes:
- a CDS encoding IS607 family transposase, with protein sequence MKAHEVLKLLRISRPTLTKYVKSGLIKIRVLPNGFYDYDKESVYKFLTKDINRQNYLYARVSTSKQKKDLENQIELLKQYCFSSGIQIHGIYSDIASGISFEKRKGFFELLDEVTNNKVNKVIITYKDRLSRVGFELFKYWFDKYNTEIHVISEVGNKKLDSQEIFEEIVSLLHSYSMKLYSSRKARKIKELIEEEE